A portion of the bacterium genome contains these proteins:
- a CDS encoding metal ABC transporter ATP-binding protein, with protein sequence MSDSIPSPRLPIRSCGECCTRLRDFGVRLRGESVLEEINLHMHCGELTALIGPNGAGKTTLLRAMVGELAHTGTLRFIHHGNIESTKPIRIGYVPQKLELDRTSPTTVLDLFAATLSRWPLWVGTRKAVRQDAHEKLELVGAETLLNRRLSDISVGQLQRIMLALALTPVPELLLLDEPVAALDQGGMELFYQTVSKMRQEYDLSILLVSHDLTAAAQFSDRMILLNRKVLCDGLPREVLLNPLIRQTFGFGYTEAELDGRRPLLPVLLHEPCALPVRGPL encoded by the coding sequence ATGAGTGACTCCATTCCATCCCCACGCCTGCCCATCCGTTCCTGCGGCGAATGCTGTACCCGGTTGCGTGATTTCGGGGTCAGGCTGCGAGGGGAGTCGGTGCTGGAAGAGATCAATCTCCACATGCATTGCGGGGAGCTTACCGCCCTGATCGGGCCCAATGGGGCGGGTAAAACGACCTTATTACGGGCCATGGTGGGCGAATTGGCCCATACCGGGACGCTTCGCTTTATCCATCACGGCAATATCGAGAGCACCAAGCCGATCCGGATCGGGTACGTTCCTCAAAAATTGGAATTGGACCGGACCTCGCCGACGACCGTATTGGATTTGTTTGCGGCCACCCTCAGCCGGTGGCCCCTCTGGGTGGGGACCCGAAAGGCGGTACGCCAGGACGCGCATGAAAAGCTGGAGCTGGTCGGGGCCGAGACGCTGTTGAACCGGCGCTTGTCGGATATTTCGGTGGGGCAGCTTCAGCGCATCATGCTGGCTCTGGCCCTGACGCCGGTGCCTGAATTGTTGCTGCTGGACGAGCCTGTGGCGGCCCTCGATCAGGGCGGGATGGAGCTGTTTTACCAGACGGTGTCGAAGATGCGTCAGGAATATGATCTTTCTATTCTGCTGGTCTCACATGACTTGACGGCCGCTGCCCAATTTTCCGACCGGATGATTTTATTGAACCGCAAAGTGCTCTGCGACGGACTCCCGCGCGAGGTGCTGCTCAATCCCCTGATCCGGCAGACCTTTGGGTTCGGGTATACCGAGGCGGAGCTTGACGGGCGCCGCCCCCTCCTGCCGGTATTGCTCCATGAACCCTGTGCCCTACCGGTAAGAGGCCCATTATGA
- a CDS encoding metal ABC transporter permease: MSMWHALLMSLPFEWAQYDFMHYALLAILLITPLLAVMGCLVINNHMAFFSEAMGHSALTGVALGALLGIGNPSAMIIGFAVVLALGMFLLRRYSALPADTSIALVMAFVVALGVVLLSRGGGFARYSRYLIGDILTITPLELGGLTVLSVVAGVVWVFLFNAFFFVSVNRSLASSRGLPTALLEALFAVLVAVVVSVSIPWVGLLVINSMLILPAATARNLAWNTRRYVIGSVIVSLLSGVLGLICSYYWNTATGATIVLWACGFFGVSLALRRR, from the coding sequence ATGAGTATGTGGCATGCCTTGTTGATGAGCCTGCCCTTTGAGTGGGCGCAATATGACTTCATGCATTATGCACTGCTGGCGATATTGCTGATTACCCCCTTATTGGCGGTGATGGGCTGTCTGGTGATCAATAACCACATGGCCTTCTTTTCAGAGGCCATGGGGCACTCGGCCCTGACCGGGGTGGCATTGGGGGCCCTGCTCGGCATCGGGAACCCTTCCGCCATGATTATCGGCTTTGCCGTGGTCCTGGCGCTGGGAATGTTCCTGTTGCGGCGTTACAGCGCCTTGCCGGCGGATACGAGTATTGCACTGGTCATGGCCTTTGTCGTGGCGTTGGGGGTGGTTTTGCTCTCCCGGGGCGGAGGCTTTGCCAGATATTCGCGGTATCTGATCGGGGATATTTTGACGATTACCCCTCTGGAGCTGGGGGGGCTGACGGTGTTGTCGGTGGTGGCCGGGGTGGTGTGGGTGTTCCTGTTCAATGCCTTTTTCTTTGTGAGCGTGAACCGGTCGCTGGCCTCCAGCCGCGGCCTGCCGACTGCGCTTCTGGAAGCGCTTTTTGCAGTGTTGGTGGCCGTGGTGGTTTCGGTCAGCATCCCCTGGGTCGGCTTGCTCGTGATCAACTCGATGTTGATCCTGCCCGCCGCCACCGCCCGGAATCTGGCCTGGAATACCCGGCGGTATGTCATCGGCTCTGTGATCGTGAGCCTGCTCTCGGGCGTGCTCGGTCTGATCTGCTCCTACTATTGGAATACCGCCACCGGCGCCACCATCGTGCTCTGGGCGTGCGGCTTCTTCGGCGTCTCCCTGGCCCTCCGCCGCCGGTAA
- a CDS encoding L-fucose isomerase, whose protein sequence is MTTWIGGFPKIGIRPTIDGRRRGVRESLEKQVMAMALTASKFLTSNLKYPNGQPVECVIADTCIGGVTEAAACADKFRREGVGVSLTVTPCWCYGSETMDMDPTMPKAVWGFNGTERPGAVYLAACLAGHNQKGLPAFGIYGRDVQDKSDTTIPADVQEKLLRFAKAGLAVSTMRGKSYLSMGGVSMGIAGSIVDQPFFESYLGMRVESIDMSEFTRRIDENIFDPKEFEKAYAWTRKNCKEGKDINRTPRDAKGKDRDWQTVVKMTMIARDLMEGNPRLAELGFGEEALGHNAIAGGFQGQRQWTDHFPNGDFMEAMLTSSFDWNGTRAPKVFATENDSLNGVGMLFGYLLSNTAQIFADVRTFWSPDAVKRVTGQKLTGAAAHGLIHLINSGAATLDGTGEQTLKGKPAMKPFWDISEAEVAKCLKATTWPSAVHEYFRGGGFSSCYLSRGGMPMTMTRVSLVKGLGPILQIAEGWSADIPSKVHQTLSARTNETWPTTWFAPRLTGKGAFKDVYGVMNNWSANHGSISYGHIGADLIALAAMLRIPVAMHNVAEENIFRPSTWGLFGEQDAQGADYRACQNFGPLYG, encoded by the coding sequence ATGACAACATGGATCGGTGGTTTTCCCAAAATCGGTATTCGTCCCACAATTGATGGCCGGCGCAGAGGCGTCCGGGAGTCCCTGGAAAAACAGGTCATGGCCATGGCCCTCACGGCCTCCAAGTTCCTCACCTCGAATCTCAAATATCCCAACGGCCAACCCGTGGAATGCGTCATCGCCGACACCTGTATCGGCGGGGTGACCGAGGCTGCCGCCTGTGCCGACAAGTTCCGCCGTGAAGGCGTGGGGGTATCGCTGACGGTCACCCCCTGCTGGTGCTATGGCAGCGAGACCATGGACATGGATCCCACCATGCCCAAGGCCGTCTGGGGCTTCAACGGGACCGAGCGGCCGGGCGCAGTCTATCTGGCGGCCTGTTTGGCAGGACACAATCAGAAGGGGCTCCCCGCTTTCGGCATCTATGGCCGCGACGTGCAGGATAAGAGCGACACCACCATTCCCGCCGATGTGCAGGAGAAGTTGTTGCGCTTCGCCAAGGCCGGCCTCGCCGTCTCCACGATGCGCGGCAAGTCGTATCTCTCCATGGGCGGCGTCTCCATGGGCATTGCCGGCTCCATTGTGGATCAACCTTTCTTTGAAAGCTACCTGGGGATGCGGGTCGAAAGTATCGACATGTCGGAATTCACACGCCGCATCGACGAGAACATCTTTGACCCGAAGGAGTTCGAGAAGGCCTATGCCTGGACCCGCAAAAACTGCAAGGAAGGCAAGGATATCAACCGCACGCCCCGTGACGCCAAAGGCAAGGATCGCGACTGGCAGACGGTCGTCAAAATGACCATGATTGCCCGCGACCTGATGGAAGGCAATCCCCGTCTGGCTGAACTCGGGTTCGGCGAGGAAGCCCTCGGCCACAACGCGATTGCCGGCGGATTCCAGGGTCAACGGCAGTGGACGGACCATTTTCCGAACGGTGACTTCATGGAAGCCATGCTGACCTCCTCGTTCGACTGGAATGGCACCCGCGCCCCCAAGGTGTTTGCCACGGAAAACGACAGCCTGAACGGCGTCGGCATGCTGTTCGGCTATCTGCTCTCCAATACCGCCCAGATCTTTGCCGATGTCCGGACCTTCTGGAGCCCGGATGCGGTCAAGCGGGTCACCGGACAGAAGCTGACGGGCGCGGCGGCCCACGGCCTGATCCACCTGATCAATTCCGGAGCGGCCACCTTGGACGGAACGGGCGAACAGACCCTCAAGGGCAAGCCGGCCATGAAACCCTTCTGGGATATCTCCGAGGCCGAAGTGGCCAAGTGCCTGAAGGCGACGACCTGGCCTTCTGCCGTGCATGAATACTTCCGGGGCGGCGGCTTCTCGTCCTGCTACCTCTCGCGCGGCGGTATGCCGATGACCATGACGCGGGTCAGCCTGGTCAAGGGACTCGGGCCGATCCTCCAGATTGCCGAAGGCTGGTCGGCGGACATTCCCTCCAAGGTGCACCAGACGCTGAGCGCCCGGACAAACGAGACCTGGCCAACCACCTGGTTTGCCCCGCGGTTGACCGGCAAGGGTGCCTTCAAGGATGTCTACGGAGTCATGAACAACTGGAGTGCGAATCACGGCTCCATCAGTTATGGCCATATTGGAGCCGACCTGATCGCCCTGGCCGCGATGCTGCGGATTCCCGTGGCCATGCATAATGTCGCAGAGGAGAACATCTTCCGGCCCAGCACCTGGGGGCTGTTTGGCGAGCAGGATGCGCAGGGCGCCGATTATCGCGCCTGCCAGAACTTCGGACCGCTCTACGGCTGA
- a CDS encoding four helix bundle suffix domain-containing protein yields the protein MREKEALLPKHGGYKKLLSYQLAELVFDITVLFCEKFVRISDRTNDQMVQSARSGFQNIAEGSVDSGVSKKSEIKLTGIAIGCLDELAKDYRKYLQKKKLEEWPPQHPALLDLKGRQVKSLAEFRNWVKEAWERSGRAFPSDQISANGVLSLLNLALYLTRNQLSALEKKFLEEGGITERLYRLRKEAREKSGAQGWTRTGFKL from the coding sequence ATGCGCGAAAAAGAAGCCCTCCTGCCAAAGCATGGCGGATACAAGAAGCTGCTTTCGTATCAACTGGCCGAACTGGTCTTCGACATCACGGTGTTGTTCTGCGAGAAATTCGTGCGGATCTCCGATCGCACGAATGACCAGATGGTCCAATCCGCGCGATCCGGCTTCCAGAACATTGCCGAGGGCTCCGTTGACTCCGGCGTCTCCAAGAAGAGCGAAATCAAGCTGACCGGGATTGCGATCGGGTGCCTGGATGAACTGGCCAAAGACTACCGGAAATATCTCCAAAAGAAGAAGCTGGAGGAGTGGCCACCCCAGCACCCGGCGTTGTTGGATTTGAAAGGGCGGCAGGTGAAGTCCCTGGCAGAGTTCCGCAACTGGGTCAAGGAGGCGTGGGAGCGATCCGGGAGGGCTTTCCCTTCGGACCAGATATCGGCGAATGGCGTATTGTCGTTACTGAATCTTGCCCTTTACTTGACCCGGAATCAGCTGTCCGCACTGGAGAAAAAGTTTCTTGAAGAAGGGGGCATTACCGAACGGCTGTATCGGCTCCGGAAAGAAGCACGGGAAAAATCAGGGGCGCAAGGGTGGACGCGGACAGGATTTAAATTGTAG
- a CDS encoding AraC family transcriptional regulator: MKTEPTYFSDQVVSAQRFYLRLKPSDPVPLTVISGGVEQCRPEYTIHRTGFPHPIIEFVARGAGRLTLRGRSHPLTTGTVFTYSRGMEHRITCEPGQPLTKYFVVLSGKAGRDLMHECQLSPGTVVRVGQPEQVQQIFEDLIRHGRDDHPDRHRMCAVVAQYLIIKIGDLATPSGEASTSRAFTTYQRCRQYIGDHYLAIRNLNEVAEACHVDPAYLCRLFQCFGRERPSRYLLHLRLNRAAELIQNSGLMIRAVSDQLGFSDPYNFSRAFRRAFGVPPGHLRKG, encoded by the coding sequence ATGAAAACAGAGCCTACCTATTTCAGTGACCAGGTGGTTTCGGCGCAACGGTTCTATCTGCGCCTCAAGCCCTCCGATCCGGTGCCGCTGACAGTAATCAGCGGCGGGGTCGAGCAGTGCCGGCCCGAATACACGATTCACCGGACGGGGTTTCCGCATCCCATTATTGAATTTGTGGCCCGCGGAGCGGGACGGCTGACCTTGCGGGGGCGAAGCCACCCCCTCACGACGGGGACGGTGTTCACCTACAGCCGTGGGATGGAGCACCGCATCACCTGTGAGCCGGGACAGCCCCTGACGAAATATTTTGTGGTGTTGAGCGGGAAGGCGGGGCGGGATTTGATGCATGAATGCCAGTTGTCGCCCGGGACGGTGGTGCGGGTGGGGCAGCCTGAGCAGGTTCAACAGATCTTTGAGGATTTGATCCGGCATGGACGGGATGATCATCCCGACCGGCACCGCATGTGTGCCGTGGTGGCGCAATACCTGATCATTAAAATCGGGGATCTGGCGACCCCCTCCGGTGAAGCGTCCACCTCGCGTGCCTTTACCACCTATCAGCGGTGCCGGCAGTACATTGGTGATCATTACCTCGCGATCCGGAACCTGAACGAAGTGGCCGAAGCCTGTCATGTGGATCCGGCCTATTTATGCCGGCTGTTCCAATGCTTTGGGCGCGAGCGACCCAGCCGCTATCTGCTGCACCTGCGTCTGAACCGGGCGGCTGAACTGATCCAGAACTCAGGGCTGATGATCCGGGCGGTTTCGGATCAGCTTGGCTTCAGTGATCCGTATAACTTTTCCCGGGCCTTCCGCCGCGCCTTCGGCGTCCCCCCCGGTCATCTTCGTAAGGGCTAG
- a CDS encoding agmatine deiminase family protein yields the protein MSTIRYPAEWEEQDGVLLAWPHAGTDWQPYLVKAQETFARIMAEASHHGRVIVVTASPAEVHHFLQHTDALTDRIQCYPIPCNDTWARDFGPITVFENQHPVLLDCQFTGWGGKFNATLDNLISSKLKEHGVFGPTLLRSAPFILEGGSIETDGQGTLLTTASCNANANRNAHMSRQDTNQAFTRFLGTSRVLWLEHGYLAGDDTDGHIDMLARFAPHDTIVYQACDQAGDEHFPELTAMANELSRLRTLSGAPYRLLPLPWPAAQYDEEQHRLPVSYANFLILNGAVLVPIYNDPCDAHALMVIGKAYPGRKIIGIDCSTLILQHGSLHCVTMQLPKGTLA from the coding sequence ATGAGCACCATCAGATATCCAGCCGAGTGGGAGGAGCAGGACGGCGTATTGCTGGCCTGGCCCCATGCAGGGACCGACTGGCAACCCTATCTCGTCAAAGCCCAGGAAACCTTCGCCCGGATCATGGCCGAGGCCTCCCATCACGGACGGGTGATTGTGGTCACCGCGAGTCCGGCAGAAGTCCACCATTTTCTCCAGCATACCGACGCCCTGACTGACCGGATCCAGTGTTATCCCATCCCTTGTAACGACACCTGGGCCCGCGATTTCGGGCCGATCACGGTTTTCGAGAACCAGCATCCGGTGCTTCTGGACTGCCAATTTACCGGCTGGGGCGGCAAATTCAATGCCACCCTGGATAATCTCATTTCATCAAAACTGAAGGAACACGGCGTATTCGGACCCACCCTTCTGAGGTCGGCCCCCTTCATCCTTGAAGGCGGCAGCATCGAAACCGATGGACAAGGCACCCTCCTCACCACCGCCTCCTGCAATGCCAATGCGAACCGGAATGCCCACATGAGCCGGCAGGATACCAACCAGGCCTTCACCCGGTTTCTCGGCACCTCCCGGGTCTTATGGCTCGAACACGGGTACCTTGCCGGAGACGATACCGATGGCCATATCGACATGCTGGCCCGTTTCGCCCCCCATGACACGATTGTCTATCAGGCCTGCGACCAGGCCGGGGATGAGCACTTCCCGGAACTGACGGCCATGGCCAATGAATTGAGCCGCCTGAGAACCCTGTCCGGGGCCCCCTACCGCCTCCTCCCCTTGCCCTGGCCGGCGGCGCAATACGACGAGGAGCAGCATCGGCTCCCGGTCTCCTATGCCAACTTCCTCATTTTGAATGGGGCCGTGCTGGTCCCCATCTATAATGACCCCTGTGACGCCCACGCGCTCATGGTGATCGGGAAAGCTTATCCCGGGCGGAAGATCATCGGCATTGACTGTTCCACACTCATTCTTCAACATGGTTCTCTGCACTGCGTGACCATGCAACTGCCTAAAGGAACGCTCGCATAG
- a CDS encoding carbon-nitrogen hydrolase gives MKTALIQHAFGPDRAANVAKSVAAIQQAAQAGAKLVVLSELHASLYFCQIEDPGLCGLAESIPGPLTDTFARVAREQGIVLVGSFFERRAAGLYHNTAVVFETDGSIAGRYRKMHIPDDPAYYEKFYFTPGDLGFRAIQTSVGKLGVLVCWDQWYPEAARLMALDGAELLIYPTAIGWEPSDTPDEKQRQLDAWVTSQRAHAIANGVPVLSVNRIGFEASPAGRGGIQFWGHSFAAGCQGEYIARADTEHEAVLLAEVNLKQSEEVRRIWPFLRDRRIDAYGDLTKRFREETSPHNKENFYHGETEI, from the coding sequence ATGAAAACAGCCTTGATCCAGCATGCCTTCGGGCCTGACCGCGCCGCCAATGTCGCCAAAAGCGTGGCGGCCATTCAACAGGCAGCCCAGGCGGGCGCCAAATTGGTGGTGCTCTCGGAACTCCACGCCTCCCTCTATTTCTGTCAGATCGAGGATCCCGGCCTGTGCGGCTTGGCGGAATCCATTCCAGGCCCCCTCACCGACACCTTCGCCCGGGTTGCACGCGAACAGGGCATCGTCCTGGTCGGCTCTTTCTTTGAGCGCCGGGCCGCCGGCCTGTACCACAATACCGCCGTGGTATTTGAGACCGATGGCTCGATTGCCGGCCGGTATCGCAAGATGCATATCCCAGATGATCCGGCCTATTACGAGAAATTCTACTTCACCCCCGGTGATCTCGGGTTCCGGGCCATTCAGACCTCCGTCGGCAAACTAGGCGTCTTGGTCTGTTGGGACCAGTGGTATCCCGAAGCCGCCCGGCTGATGGCCCTGGATGGCGCGGAGTTGTTGATCTATCCCACGGCCATCGGTTGGGAGCCCAGCGACACTCCGGACGAGAAGCAGCGCCAGCTGGACGCCTGGGTGACCAGTCAGCGGGCTCATGCCATTGCCAATGGGGTGCCCGTGCTGAGCGTCAACCGTATCGGATTTGAAGCGTCGCCCGCGGGACGGGGCGGCATCCAGTTCTGGGGCCACAGTTTCGCCGCCGGATGCCAGGGCGAATATATCGCCCGGGCCGACACGGAGCATGAGGCGGTGCTCCTGGCGGAGGTGAATCTGAAACAGAGCGAGGAGGTCCGCCGCATCTGGCCCTTCCTGCGCGACCGACGCATCGACGCCTACGGCGACCTGACGAAGCGCTTCAGGGAAGAGACTTCACCACACAATAAAGAGAACTTTTACCACGGAGAAACGGAGATTTAG